In Henriciella litoralis, the genomic window GAAGACGAGAAGGCAGTCGCCGAACTGCTCCGCTACAACCTTGAACGAGAAGGTTACGAGACCGCCGTCGCGCCTGATGGTGATGAGGCCATGATCCTGCTCGACGAACGGGTGCCAGATCTGGTCTTGCTGGACTGGATGCTGCCGAAAGTGCCAGGCATCGAAGTGTGCCGGCGTATCCGCTCGCGGGCCGAAACGGCAAACCTGCCGGTCATCATGCTGACCGCACGCTCTGAAGAGGCCGACCGTATTCGCGGGCTGGACACCGGGGCGGATGACTATGTCACCAAACCATTCTCGACGACCGAGCTGATGGCCCGTGTCCGCGCCGTGCTTCGGCGGATACGTCCGGCGCTGATTGAAGACAAGATCACCGTTGGTGACATCACGATTGACCGCACGACCCACACCGTCAGCCGCGATAATGAGGATATCCATCTCGGCCCGACGGAGTTTCGCTTGCTGGACTACTTCATCCAGCATCCGGGCCGCGTCTTCTCACGCGAGCAATTGCTGGACGGGGTCTGGGGCTCGGATGTCTATGTCGAAGTGCGCACGGTTGATGTGCATGTCGGCCGCCTTCGCAAGGCGCTGATGAGCCGCGGCGGCGATGACCCGATCCGGACAGTTCGCTCTGCCGGCTATTCCCTACGCGGTAATAATGGCTGATTAGACGGCTGCACGACGGAAAACGCTACGGATTGTAAACTGGGAGACAAGTCTCTCCACACCCGGCAACCGGGTCAATACCTGGGTGTGCACCCGCTCATAATCAGCTGCATCGCGCACCGCCACACGCACTAGATAGTCTGCTTCGCCAGTCATCAGATAACATTCGAGAACGTCCGGGCAGTCCGTGACAGCATCCTCAAAAGCGCGCAGATCATCGACACGCTGATTTTTTAACGACACACGCACAAACACGCTTGCGCCGCGCCCCAGCGCTTTTTCATTGAGGCGGGCTGAATACCCTTCAATGATACCTGCTGCCTCAAGCGCCTTTACCCGTCGATGAACCGACGAGGTCGACATGCCGATCTGTTCACCGATCTCTGCATGAGGGGCTCGCGCATCGCCTTGGAGCCGCGTGAGTATTGCTCGATCCTGACGATCAATCGTCATCCAAACCTCCATATTTGGGAAAGTTTCCCACCGAAAGAGAACTAGACACGAAAGTCGGCAAGAAATCCCAGTTTTTTTGAAGTATGTTTCGGTAAATTCTAATTGGAGATCACCTATGCGTATTGGCGTGCCTACCGAGATCAAGAAACAGGAATCACGTGTTGGCCTGACGCCCGAAAGCGTCGGCGACCTCATCGATTCCGGTCATCAGGTGT contains:
- the phoB gene encoding phosphate regulon transcriptional regulator PhoB; amino-acid sequence: MKPFVLIAEDEKAVAELLRYNLEREGYETAVAPDGDEAMILLDERVPDLVLLDWMLPKVPGIEVCRRIRSRAETANLPVIMLTARSEEADRIRGLDTGADDYVTKPFSTTELMARVRAVLRRIRPALIEDKITVGDITIDRTTHTVSRDNEDIHLGPTEFRLLDYFIQHPGRVFSREQLLDGVWGSDVYVEVRTVDVHVGRLRKALMSRGGDDPIRTVRSAGYSLRGNNG
- a CDS encoding Lrp/AsnC family transcriptional regulator, whose product is MTIDRQDRAILTRLQGDARAPHAEIGEQIGMSTSSVHRRVKALEAAGIIEGYSARLNEKALGRGASVFVRVSLKNQRVDDLRAFEDAVTDCPDVLECYLMTGEADYLVRVAVRDAADYERVHTQVLTRLPGVERLVSQFTIRSVFRRAAV